GTCCACATGGTAGAAACCATTAACAAGCTTGTCCGTGAACAGCGGAATCTCCTTCAAGAATTGGGGCAAGATCCAACTCCTGAACAAATTGCTGAGCGTATGGATATGACACCTGACAAGGTCCGTGAAATCCTAAAGATTGCCCAAGAACCAGTATCACTTGAAACACCGATCGGTGAAGAGGACGATAGTCATCTTGGGGACTTTATCGAAGACGAAGTGATTGAAAATCCAGTAGACTACACAACTCGTATCGTTTTGCGTGAGCAGTTGGATGAGGTTTTGGATACTCTTACAGACCGTGAAGAAAACGTTCTGCGCCTTCGTTTCGGGCTAGATGATGGGAAAATGCGTACTCTTGAAGATGTTGGTAAAGTCTTTAACGTGACTCGTGAGCGTATCCGTCAGATTGAGGCTAAGGCTTTGAGAAAATTGCGTCAACCAAGTCGCAGTAAACCCCTTCGTGATTTTATTGAAGACTAAGAGTGAGGAATAACATGGCTTATACAGAAGAGCAAATTGAAACGATCAAAACACGCATTTTAAATGCTTTGGAAGAAGTCATCGACCCTGAGTTGGGGATTGATATTGTCAACCTAGGTTTGATTTATGAAATTCGTTTTGATGGTGAAACAGGTCACACTGAAATTGATATGACCTTGACAACTATGGGCTGCCCACTGGCTGACCTTTTGACAGACCAGATACATGATGCGATGACAGATGTGCCTGAGGTAACAAATACCGAAGTTAAATTGGTCTGGTATCCAGCTTGGACGGTTGAAAAAATGAGCCGATACGCGCGTATCGCCCTAGGAATTAAATAAAGACTAAGAAAAATGCGAGAGACGATTGGAAAATAAGGTAATTTTATCCTTTTTCCTTTGGTCTCTTCTTTCTTTTGCTGATTTTCTGGAAATAAAATGGTATAATGAAAGGTATGGAAAACGAAAAATTGCGTATTAATATGCTAAGTTCAAGTGAAAAAGTAGCTGGTCAAGGAGTGTCAGGAGCTTATCGAGAATTGGTTAGTCTCCTTCACCGCGATGCCAAAGACCAGTTGATTGTTACAGAGAATCTTCCTGTAGAAGCGGATGTAACTCATTTTCACACCATTGATTTCCCTTATTATTTATCTACTTTCCAAAAGAAACGCTCTGGGAGAAAAATTGGCTATGTGCATTTTTTGCCTGATACGCTTGAGGGGAGTTTGAAGATTCCATTTTTCCTAAAAGGAATTGTCAAACGCTATGTTTTTTCCTTTTACAACCGAATGGAACACTTGGTGGTGGTCAATCCCATGTTTATCGAGGATTTAGTGGCTGCTGGCATTCCACGTGAAAAAGTAACTTATATTCCAAACTTTGTAAACAAAGAAAAATGGCATCCATTACCAGCTGAACAGGTTGCACAACTCCGGAAGGAAATGGATCTTGCGGAAGATCAGTTTGTCGTAATCGGTGCGGGTCAGGTTCAGAAACGTAAAGGAATTGATGATTTTATCCGTCTTGCTAAGGAATTGCCAGAAATTACCTTTATCTGGGCAGGTGGTTTTTCATTTGGTGGGATGACAGATGGTTATGAACGCTACAAGAAGATAATGGACAATCCACCTGAAAATCTTATTTTCCCTGGGATTGTGTCACCGGAACGGATGCGGGAACTTTACGCTATGGCGGATCTATTCTTGCTACCAAGTTACAATGAATTATTCCCTATGACCATTTTAGAGGCCGCTAGTTGCGAGGCTCCTATTATGTTAAGAGATTTGGATCTGTATAAGGTTATTCTTGATGGGAATTATCGTGCTACAAGTGATGTTTCCGAGATGAGAGAAGCAATCCTAGAATACAAGAATGACCCTGAAGCCTTAAAGGACTTGAAAGAAAAAGCTCGCGAGATCTCCAAAGAGTACTCTGAGGAGCATTTGTTGGAAATCTGGTTAAAATTTTATCGAGAACAGGCTGCTTTGGGCAAAAAGTGAGGTAATTTATGCGAATTGGTTTATTTACAGATACCTATTTCCCTCAGGTTTCCGGGGTCGCGACTAGTATTCGGACTTTGAAAACTGAGCTTGAAAAGCAGGGGCATGCAGTTTTTATCTTTACAACGACTGATAAAGACGTAAACCGATACGAGGATTGGCAAATTATTCGCATTCCGAGTGTCCCTTTCTTTGCATTTAAGGATCGACGATTTGCCTACCGAGGTTTTACAAAGGCGCTTGAAATTGCCAAGCAGTATCAACTCGATATTATTCATACCCAGACAGAATTTTCACTTGGTTTGTTAGGGATTTGGATTGCGAGAGAATTGAAAATTCCAGTTATTCATACCTACCATACCCAGTATGAAGACTATGTGCATTACATTGCTAAGGGCATGCTAATTCGTCCGAGTATGGTAAAATATTTGGTGCGTGGCTTCCTTCATGATGTAGATGGCGTGATTTGCCCTAGTGAGATTGTTCGTGACCTTTTATCTAAATACAAAGTCAAGGTTGAAAAGCGTGTCATCCCAACTGGAATTGAGCTGGCTAAGTTTGAACGACCTGAGATCAAAGAGGAAAACTTACTAGAGCTTCGCTCGAAGTTAGGTATTCAGGAAGGCGAGAAAATGCTGCTGAGCCTTTCGCGTATTTCTTATGAGAAAAATATCCAAGCAGTTTTAGCTGCCTTTGAACAGGTTTTGAAAGAAGAAGACAAGGTGAAGTTGGTTGTTGCTGGAGACGGACCTTATCTGGACAGTCTGAAAGAACAAGCACGGAAATTAAACATACAAAAACATGTGATTTTTACAGGTATGATTGCTCCAAGTGAGACAGCCTTGTACTATAAAGCAGCTGATTTCTTTATTTCAGCCTCTACGAGTGAAACTCAAGGCTTAACCTATCTAGAAAGTCTAGCCAGTGGAACACCTGTTATCGCTCATGGCAACCCCTATCTTGAAAATCTGATCAATGATAAAATGTTTGGTACCCTTTACTATGGAGAACGAGAGCTTGCGGGCGCTATCCTTGAAGCATTGATCGCTACTCCTGATATGTCTGAACAAAAGTTGGCGGATAAGTTGTACGAGATTTCGGCTGAAAATTTTGGGAAACGAG
This genomic stretch from Streptococcus sp. 1643 harbors:
- a CDS encoding metal-sulfur cluster assembly factor; this translates as MAYTEEQIETIKTRILNALEEVIDPELGIDIVNLGLIYEIRFDGETGHTEIDMTLTTMGCPLADLLTDQIHDAMTDVPEVTNTEVKLVWYPAWTVEKMSRYARIALGIK
- a CDS encoding glycosyltransferase family 4 protein, producing MENEKLRINMLSSSEKVAGQGVSGAYRELVSLLHRDAKDQLIVTENLPVEADVTHFHTIDFPYYLSTFQKKRSGRKIGYVHFLPDTLEGSLKIPFFLKGIVKRYVFSFYNRMEHLVVVNPMFIEDLVAAGIPREKVTYIPNFVNKEKWHPLPAEQVAQLRKEMDLAEDQFVVIGAGQVQKRKGIDDFIRLAKELPEITFIWAGGFSFGGMTDGYERYKKIMDNPPENLIFPGIVSPERMRELYAMADLFLLPSYNELFPMTILEAASCEAPIMLRDLDLYKVILDGNYRATSDVSEMREAILEYKNDPEALKDLKEKAREISKEYSEEHLLEIWLKFYREQAALGKK
- a CDS encoding glycosyltransferase family 4 protein, which gives rise to MRIGLFTDTYFPQVSGVATSIRTLKTELEKQGHAVFIFTTTDKDVNRYEDWQIIRIPSVPFFAFKDRRFAYRGFTKALEIAKQYQLDIIHTQTEFSLGLLGIWIARELKIPVIHTYHTQYEDYVHYIAKGMLIRPSMVKYLVRGFLHDVDGVICPSEIVRDLLSKYKVKVEKRVIPTGIELAKFERPEIKEENLLELRSKLGIQEGEKMLLSLSRISYEKNIQAVLAAFEQVLKEEDKVKLVVAGDGPYLDSLKEQARKLNIQKHVIFTGMIAPSETALYYKAADFFISASTSETQGLTYLESLASGTPVIAHGNPYLENLINDKMFGTLYYGERELAGAILEALIATPDMSEQKLADKLYEISAENFGKRVHEFYLDAIISNNFEHELHDGQPVTQRFLKTILYLPQQAVTSPVKESKRILRASRKQLSSIRDYWRDEFK